One stretch of Nocardia mangyaensis DNA includes these proteins:
- a CDS encoding sulfite exporter TauE/SafE family protein: MTWLEQLLVLAAGVAAGGINTIVGSGTLITFPTLLAFGLPPVTANVSNTIGLVPGSVSGVIGYRRELAGQRSRLVQLGTASLLGGITGAILLLVLPAEAFKAIVPVLIIAALILVVVQPRLAAWVKRRRSDDDVAPPAHGGPILLVAVFGTGIYGGYFGAAQGVLLLGLLGVFVHEDIQRLNAVKNVLALIVNAVSASIFIVIAEVNWQAVALIAVGSIIGGQLGARVGRKLPPNVLRAVIVVVGTVAVVRLLTS, encoded by the coding sequence ATGACTTGGCTGGAACAGTTGCTCGTCCTGGCCGCGGGTGTCGCCGCGGGCGGCATCAACACGATCGTCGGATCGGGCACCCTGATCACCTTCCCCACCCTGCTTGCCTTCGGTTTGCCGCCGGTGACCGCGAACGTCTCCAACACGATCGGCCTGGTCCCTGGCTCGGTCAGCGGGGTCATCGGGTACCGGCGCGAGCTGGCGGGTCAGCGCTCCCGGTTGGTGCAACTGGGCACGGCTTCGCTGCTCGGCGGCATCACCGGCGCGATTCTGCTGCTGGTGCTGCCCGCGGAGGCGTTCAAGGCGATCGTGCCGGTACTGATCATCGCCGCGCTGATCCTGGTGGTGGTGCAGCCGCGGCTGGCCGCCTGGGTGAAGCGGCGCCGGTCCGACGACGATGTCGCGCCGCCCGCGCACGGCGGACCGATTCTGCTGGTCGCGGTCTTCGGCACCGGCATCTACGGCGGATACTTCGGCGCTGCGCAGGGCGTGCTGCTGCTCGGGCTGCTGGGGGTGTTCGTGCACGAGGACATCCAGCGGCTCAACGCGGTGAAGAACGTGCTCGCGCTGATCGTGAACGCGGTCTCGGCATCGATCTTCATCGTGATCGCCGAGGTGAACTGGCAGGCCGTGGCGTTGATCGCGGTGGGGTCGATCATCGGTGGTCAGCTGGGGGCACGTGTGGGGCGGAAGCTGCCGCCGAATGTGTTGCGGGCGGTGATCGTGGTGGTGGGAACTGTTGCGGTGGTGCGGCTGTTGACGAGTTGA
- the leuA gene encoding 2-isopropylmalate synthase, whose protein sequence is MSSADAFVSASRTISAPGKPAPADQPAWNQQKNSSMPAFRYRPFAEEVEPIAVPDRTWPDKIIDRAPAWCAVDLRDGNQALIDPMSPARKRRMFDLLVRMGYKEIEVGFPAASQTDFDFVREIIEDGAVPDDVTIQVLTQCRAELIERTFEACSGAPNVIVHFYNSTSILQRRVVFRAERAAVKKIATDAAALCLEIEKRYPDTEWRYEYSPESYTGTELDYAREVCDAVSEIIAPTPAKPLIINLPATVEMATPNVYADSIEWMHRNLARRDSIVLSLHPHNDRGTAVAAAELGYQAGADRIEGCLFGNGERTGNVCLVTLGMNMFSRGIDPQINFSDIDEIRRTVEYCNQLAVAERHPYGGDLVYTAFSGSHQDAINKGLDAMKATADAQNADVADIVWEVPYLPIDPKDVGRTYEAVIRVNSQSGKGGVAYIMKTDHGLVLPRRLQIEFSQAIQAITDGEGGEVTPKEMWDVFATEYLNPVLPLERMRQKVTASEIDGGVDSIIATVKVDGVEQEITGSGNGPLAAFVDAIATVGFDVRVLDYSEHAMSAGDDAQAAAYVEVAIGDKVVWGVGIATSITTASLRAVVSAVNRAADR, encoded by the coding sequence ATGTCCTCGGCTGACGCATTCGTATCCGCATCGCGCACCATCTCGGCCCCCGGCAAACCCGCACCGGCCGACCAGCCCGCCTGGAACCAGCAGAAGAACTCGTCGATGCCCGCGTTCCGGTACCGGCCCTTCGCCGAAGAGGTCGAACCGATCGCGGTGCCCGACCGCACCTGGCCCGACAAGATCATCGATCGCGCGCCCGCGTGGTGCGCCGTCGACCTGCGCGACGGCAACCAGGCCCTCATCGACCCGATGAGCCCCGCCCGCAAGCGCCGCATGTTCGACCTGCTGGTGCGGATGGGTTACAAGGAGATCGAGGTCGGCTTCCCGGCCGCGAGCCAGACCGATTTCGATTTCGTCCGCGAGATCATCGAAGACGGCGCCGTCCCCGACGACGTCACCATCCAGGTGCTCACCCAGTGCCGCGCCGAACTGATCGAGCGCACCTTCGAGGCGTGCAGCGGCGCACCGAACGTGATCGTGCACTTCTACAACTCCACCTCGATCCTGCAGCGTCGGGTGGTCTTCCGCGCCGAGCGTGCCGCGGTGAAGAAGATCGCCACCGACGCCGCCGCGCTGTGCCTGGAGATCGAGAAGCGCTACCCCGACACCGAATGGCGCTATGAGTACAGCCCGGAGTCCTACACCGGCACCGAGCTGGACTACGCCCGTGAGGTCTGCGACGCGGTCTCCGAGATCATCGCGCCGACACCGGCCAAGCCGCTGATCATCAACCTGCCCGCGACCGTCGAGATGGCCACGCCGAACGTGTACGCCGACTCGATCGAGTGGATGCACCGCAATCTGGCCCGCCGCGACTCGATCGTGTTGTCGCTGCACCCGCACAATGACCGCGGCACCGCCGTCGCGGCCGCCGAGCTGGGCTACCAGGCCGGCGCCGATCGCATCGAGGGCTGCCTGTTCGGCAACGGCGAGCGCACCGGCAACGTCTGCCTGGTGACCCTCGGTATGAACATGTTCTCCCGCGGCATCGACCCGCAGATCAACTTCTCCGACATCGACGAGATCCGCCGCACGGTCGAGTACTGCAACCAGCTGGCCGTGGCCGAGCGTCACCCCTACGGCGGCGACCTGGTCTACACCGCGTTCTCCGGCAGCCACCAGGACGCCATCAACAAGGGCCTGGACGCGATGAAGGCGACCGCCGACGCGCAGAACGCCGACGTGGCCGACATCGTCTGGGAGGTCCCGTACCTGCCGATCGACCCGAAGGACGTCGGCCGCACCTACGAGGCCGTGATCCGGGTGAACTCGCAGTCCGGCAAGGGTGGCGTCGCCTACATCATGAAGACCGACCACGGCCTGGTGCTGCCACGTCGCCTGCAGATCGAGTTCTCCCAGGCGATCCAGGCGATCACCGACGGTGAGGGCGGCGAGGTGACGCCCAAGGAGATGTGGGACGTCTTCGCCACCGAGTACCTGAACCCGGTCCTGCCGCTCGAGCGGATGCGCCAGAAGGTGACCGCCTCGGAGATCGACGGCGGCGTCGACTCCATCATCGCCACCGTCAAGGTCGACGGCGTCGAACAGGAGATCACCGGCTCCGGCAACGGCCCGCTCGCCGCCTTCGTCGACGCGATCGCCACCGTCGGCTTCGACGTGCGCGTCCTCGACTACAGCGAGCACGCGATGTCCGCCGGCGACGACGCCCAGGCCGCCGCCTACGTCGAGGTCGCCATCGGCGACAAGGTCGTCTGGGGCGTCGGCATCGCCACCTCCATCACCACCGCGTCCCTGCGCGCCGTCGTCTCGGCCGTCAACCGGGCCGCCGACCGCTAG
- a CDS encoding aspartate kinase — translation MALVVQKYGGSSVATAERIRRVAERIVETKKQGHDVVVVCSAMGDTTDELLDLAEQVAPAPPAREMDMLLTSGERISNALVAMAIHTLGAEARSFTGSQAGVITTGAHGKAKIIDVTPGRLQEALAEGQIVLVAGFQGVSQDSKDVTTLGRGGSDTTAVALAAALKADVCEIYTDVDGIFSADPRIVADAQKLDNISYEEMLEMAACGSKVLMLRCVEYARRYNVPVHVRSSYTDKIGTTVFGSMEDIPVEQAILTGVAHDRSEAKVTVVALPDEPGYAAKVFRAVADAEINIDMVLQNISKVDTGKTDITFTCPKTDLVRAVQMLTKRQDEIGFAEILSDDHIGKVSLVGAGMKSHPGVTATFCEALANAGVNIDLISTSEIRISVLVRDTELDEAVQVLHKAFDLGGEEAAVVHGGTGR, via the coding sequence GTGGCTCTCGTTGTTCAGAAGTACGGAGGATCCTCGGTGGCCACCGCCGAGCGGATCCGGCGCGTCGCTGAACGGATCGTGGAGACGAAGAAGCAGGGGCACGACGTGGTCGTGGTGTGCTCGGCGATGGGTGACACCACCGACGAGCTGCTCGACCTCGCCGAGCAGGTCGCCCCGGCCCCGCCTGCCCGCGAGATGGACATGCTCCTGACCTCTGGTGAGCGCATCTCGAACGCACTGGTGGCGATGGCCATTCACACCCTCGGCGCCGAGGCGCGCTCGTTCACCGGCTCGCAGGCCGGCGTGATCACCACCGGCGCGCACGGTAAGGCCAAGATCATCGACGTCACCCCCGGCCGCCTGCAGGAGGCGCTCGCCGAGGGCCAGATCGTGCTGGTCGCGGGCTTCCAAGGCGTGAGCCAGGACAGCAAGGACGTCACCACGCTGGGCCGTGGCGGTTCCGACACCACCGCCGTCGCGCTGGCCGCGGCGCTCAAAGCCGATGTCTGCGAGATCTACACCGATGTCGACGGCATCTTCAGCGCCGACCCCCGCATCGTCGCCGACGCGCAGAAGCTCGACAACATCTCCTACGAGGAGATGCTGGAGATGGCGGCGTGCGGCTCGAAGGTGCTGATGCTGCGCTGCGTCGAGTACGCGCGCCGCTACAACGTGCCCGTTCATGTCCGGTCGTCCTACACCGACAAGATCGGCACCACTGTTTTCGGATCGATGGAGGACATTCCCGTGGAACAGGCAATCCTGACCGGCGTCGCGCACGACCGCAGCGAGGCCAAGGTGACCGTCGTCGCCCTGCCGGACGAGCCGGGCTACGCGGCCAAGGTGTTCCGTGCGGTCGCCGACGCCGAGATCAACATCGACATGGTGCTGCAGAACATCTCCAAGGTCGACACGGGCAAGACCGACATCACCTTCACCTGCCCCAAGACCGACCTGGTCCGCGCGGTGCAGATGCTGACCAAGCGCCAGGACGAGATCGGCTTCGCCGAGATCCTCTCCGACGACCACATCGGCAAGGTCTCCCTGGTCGGCGCGGGCATGAAGTCGCACCCCGGCGTCACCGCCACCTTCTGTGAGGCGCTGGCCAACGCGGGCGTCAACATCGACCTGATCTCCACCTCGGAGATCCGCATCTCGGTGCTGGTGCGCGACACCGAACTCGACGAGGCCGTGCAGGTGCTGCACAAGGCCTTCGATCTCGGCGGCGAAGAGGCCGCTGTTGTCCACGGCGGAACGGGGCGCTGA
- a CDS encoding dihydrofolate reductase family protein, with the protein MRKLVYYIGVSLDGYIAGPGGEVDFYPTPPSYIEWMTPEFPDAMPTHLRPHVGLDPELPAKHWDTVLMGRGTYILPGEHVESPFQHMKQYVVSSSLDQAEHPGVEIFAGDPVELVRELKQLDGKDIWLCGGGNLAGQLIDEIDSMILKTYPVVAGDGVSVFGGVFKPTYFSPVRRKEFDNGAQVTWFERG; encoded by the coding sequence ATGCGAAAGCTTGTCTACTACATCGGCGTCTCCCTCGACGGCTACATCGCAGGTCCCGGCGGCGAGGTGGACTTCTATCCGACGCCGCCGAGCTACATCGAGTGGATGACGCCCGAATTCCCCGACGCCATGCCGACCCACCTGCGTCCCCATGTCGGGCTCGATCCCGAGCTGCCCGCCAAGCACTGGGACACCGTGCTGATGGGCCGGGGCACCTACATCCTCCCGGGCGAGCATGTCGAGAGCCCTTTCCAGCACATGAAGCAGTACGTCGTCTCCTCCTCGCTCGACCAGGCCGAACACCCCGGCGTGGAGATCTTCGCCGGCGATCCGGTCGAGCTGGTGCGCGAGCTCAAGCAACTCGACGGCAAGGACATCTGGCTGTGCGGCGGGGGCAACCTGGCCGGACAGCTCATCGACGAGATCGACTCGATGATCCTCAAGACCTATCCGGTCGTCGCGGGCGACGGCGTCTCGGTCTTCGGCGGCGTCTTCAAACCGACATACTTCAGTCCTGTGCGCCGCAAGGAATTCGACAACGGTGCGCAGGTCACCTGGTTCGAACGGGGCTGA
- a CDS encoding LysR family transcriptional regulator translates to MFSIERLRILRELADRGTVAAVAEVLSMTPSAVSQQLKVLAREAGVALLEPDGRRVRLTDAGQALVLRADDVLAAMERATAEMAIYRGSPRGQVRVASFPSGAALLLPPVFAALAGSGVEIVAGDEDLPPTEAPKLLADYDIVLTHRDERAPSLTGPRLSARVLMREPIDVVVAPTHPLAGRRSVRPEELAEETWVSVRGGFPVDDVLESIATVTGVQPRIGQRLNDFRVIETVVASGYGVALMPRFAVVHPALSVLRLAGVRAARVYEIVTRPQAHRRPAIATVLDAFETAARGMS, encoded by the coding sequence ATGTTCTCGATCGAGCGGCTGCGGATCCTGCGCGAACTCGCCGATCGCGGCACGGTCGCCGCCGTCGCCGAGGTGCTCTCGATGACGCCGTCGGCGGTCTCGCAGCAGTTGAAGGTGCTCGCCAGAGAGGCCGGGGTCGCGCTACTCGAACCCGATGGGCGACGGGTCCGCCTCACCGATGCCGGGCAGGCACTGGTCCTGCGTGCCGACGACGTACTCGCCGCGATGGAGCGCGCCACCGCCGAGATGGCCATCTACCGTGGTTCCCCGCGCGGTCAGGTGCGGGTGGCCTCGTTCCCCTCCGGCGCCGCCCTGCTGCTGCCGCCGGTCTTCGCCGCGCTGGCGGGCAGCGGCGTCGAGATCGTCGCCGGTGATGAGGACCTGCCGCCCACCGAGGCGCCGAAACTACTGGCCGACTACGACATCGTCCTGACCCATCGCGACGAACGCGCGCCCTCGTTGACCGGGCCGCGGCTCTCGGCGCGGGTGCTGATGCGCGAGCCGATCGATGTCGTCGTGGCGCCGACCCATCCACTGGCGGGCAGGCGATCGGTGCGACCGGAGGAACTGGCCGAGGAGACCTGGGTGAGCGTACGCGGCGGCTTCCCGGTCGACGACGTGCTCGAGTCCATCGCCACCGTCACCGGGGTGCAGCCACGGATCGGGCAGCGGCTCAACGATTTCCGGGTGATCGAGACCGTGGTGGCATCGGGCTACGGCGTCGCGCTGATGCCGCGCTTCGCCGTCGTCCATCCGGCGCTGTCGGTACTGCGGCTGGCCGGGGTGCGCGCGGCGCGGGTGTACGAGATCGTCACCCGGCCGCAGGCGCACCGGCGCCCCGCGATCGCCACGGTGCTCGATGCGTTCGAGACCGCGGCGCGCGGGATGAGTTAG
- a CDS encoding TetR/AcrR family transcriptional regulator gives MRTNPERRQALLDAAIEVLAAEGARGLTFRAVDKQAGVPAGTASNYFANRDELLTQAGVRFYEVVQPTEETMALVTEGPKSVENITALMKEVVGRLEGHRTAYLALLELRLEATRRPELRAVLTERVRADLDVNVSNHLASGQPGDETTVLLLYLALNWLILEHLTLPGIFTEEQSTALIEAAVARVIAS, from the coding sequence GTGCGGACGAATCCCGAACGACGGCAAGCCCTGCTCGACGCGGCCATCGAGGTACTGGCCGCCGAGGGCGCCCGCGGACTCACCTTCCGCGCCGTGGACAAGCAGGCAGGCGTGCCCGCCGGCACCGCCTCCAACTACTTCGCCAACCGCGATGAGCTACTCACGCAGGCGGGCGTCCGCTTCTACGAGGTGGTCCAGCCGACCGAGGAGACGATGGCCCTGGTCACCGAGGGGCCGAAGTCGGTGGAGAACATCACCGCGCTGATGAAAGAGGTGGTCGGCCGCCTGGAAGGGCACCGCACCGCCTACCTCGCCCTGCTCGAACTCCGGCTGGAGGCCACCCGGCGGCCCGAACTGCGCGCGGTGCTCACCGAGCGGGTCCGCGCCGACCTCGACGTCAATGTCAGCAACCACCTGGCGTCGGGCCAACCCGGCGACGAGACGACGGTGCTGCTGCTCTACCTGGCCCTGAACTGGCTCATTCTCGAGCACCTCACGCTGCCCGGCATCTTCACCGAAGAACAGAGCACGGCGCTGATCGAGGCCGCGGTGGCGCGGGTCATAGCCAGTTGA
- a CDS encoding ion transporter, producing MVSPGIERVEALPDVRSKTPSLRTDLLMLILAIISVVLVVWITFFPVAGSTYRTIVVIDWTICGVFLLEFLWRWRRAGWPWTFPFVYWYEVLGMIPVTSPLFRGFRLLRIVVILIRLGRVADRALGERVTATIVSRFVGTIVDIIKRPMTVAILDEVSTVLRAGHYTKNIAAALEENHAEVDQMIVDLIKNDPATSKLRYVPFHDDIIRLVADTVYRMLRQLLDDPRTDELVADMLRENLDQINDAVRAGIKVPPAQRGATPAEHGVRPHVGYTKR from the coding sequence GTGGTCTCACCAGGTATCGAGCGGGTCGAGGCATTGCCGGACGTGCGGTCCAAGACACCCTCCCTGCGCACTGACCTGTTGATGCTGATCCTGGCGATCATCTCGGTGGTGCTGGTCGTGTGGATCACCTTCTTCCCCGTCGCCGGCTCGACCTATCGCACGATCGTCGTGATCGACTGGACGATCTGCGGGGTCTTCCTGCTGGAATTCCTGTGGCGGTGGCGCCGGGCGGGCTGGCCGTGGACGTTCCCGTTCGTCTACTGGTACGAGGTCCTCGGCATGATCCCGGTGACCAGCCCGCTGTTCCGCGGGTTCCGGTTGCTGCGGATCGTGGTGATCCTGATCCGGCTCGGCCGGGTGGCCGACCGGGCGCTGGGCGAGCGGGTCACCGCGACGATCGTCAGCCGGTTCGTCGGCACCATCGTCGACATCATCAAGCGCCCGATGACGGTCGCGATCCTCGACGAGGTCTCCACCGTCCTGCGCGCGGGCCACTACACCAAGAACATCGCCGCGGCGCTGGAGGAGAACCACGCCGAGGTCGACCAGATGATCGTCGACCTGATCAAGAACGACCCGGCGACCAGCAAGCTGCGCTACGTCCCGTTCCACGACGACATCATCCGGCTCGTCGCCGACACGGTCTACCGCATGCTGCGCCAGCTACTCGACGATCCGCGAACCGACGAACTCGTCGCCGACATGCTGCGGGAGAATCTGGACCAGATCAACGACGCCGTGCGCGCCGGGATCAAGGTCCCGCCGGCCCAGCGCGGCGCGACGCCCGCCGAGCACGGCGTGCGTCCTCACGTCGGCTACACGAAGCGTTAG
- a CDS encoding GMC oxidoreductase, with amino-acid sequence MHRRAFFKAAGLATIAGAVGTTLISGSASADPRAGMFRTWVPEIFEPIPDAPEHSPAIVIGSGFGAAVTALRLAQAGVVNTVLERGSRWPNDPWREIFTGDDLPDGRGFWHRTSFTGVTKVPMSFGRFGGVLDVTEYPGIDVWRAAAVGGGSVVFTGAMVAPERRLFDQVFGGVVDFGELERVYYPRVRQMLRLDPMPADIYNSAPFAHSRAWDEQVRAAGYQPVPNDSIFTWDVLRGELSGASRPSATVARSNLGNSNGAKFDLNQNYLRFAAETGKSQVYPGHRVDSIAQEPGGKFVVTVTKLAPTGQVLGTRTLTCDKLFLGAGSVGTSELLVRAQATGTLPDLNEHIGDGFGTNGDVVLARGASSLSGSGQGVPSASRIYDESGTPLTLENWYIPGIPFETGALASLGMVLDPARARFAYHRGADTVGLNWSRGAQNAVVDAARTVDRRIAERAGALAEYGALGYDANAEFTAHPLGGAVLGKATDAYGRVHGHRGLYVMDGAAIPGSTATVNPSLTITALAERNIEAILRG; translated from the coding sequence GTGCACAGACGTGCCTTCTTCAAGGCGGCGGGACTGGCGACGATCGCCGGTGCTGTGGGGACGACGCTGATCAGCGGTTCGGCTTCGGCTGATCCGCGGGCGGGGATGTTCCGCACCTGGGTGCCGGAGATCTTCGAGCCGATTCCCGATGCGCCGGAGCATTCGCCCGCGATCGTCATCGGGTCCGGATTCGGTGCCGCGGTGACCGCGTTGCGGCTGGCGCAGGCGGGCGTCGTCAACACCGTGCTCGAGCGTGGGTCGCGCTGGCCCAACGATCCGTGGCGCGAGATCTTCACCGGGGACGACCTGCCCGACGGGCGCGGGTTCTGGCATCGCACCAGCTTCACCGGCGTCACGAAGGTGCCGATGAGTTTCGGCCGGTTCGGCGGTGTCCTCGATGTCACCGAGTATCCGGGCATCGATGTGTGGCGCGCGGCCGCGGTGGGCGGTGGCTCGGTGGTGTTCACCGGCGCGATGGTGGCGCCCGAACGCAGGCTCTTCGACCAGGTCTTCGGCGGTGTCGTCGACTTCGGCGAGCTGGAGCGGGTCTACTACCCGCGGGTGCGCCAGATGCTGCGCCTGGATCCCATGCCCGCCGACATCTACAACTCCGCGCCGTTCGCGCACTCGCGCGCCTGGGACGAGCAGGTCCGCGCCGCCGGCTACCAGCCGGTGCCCAACGATTCGATCTTCACCTGGGACGTACTGCGCGGCGAGCTGTCCGGCGCCTCCCGGCCCTCGGCCACCGTGGCGCGCTCGAACCTGGGCAATTCCAACGGCGCCAAGTTCGACCTGAACCAGAACTATCTGCGTTTCGCCGCCGAGACCGGCAAGTCGCAGGTGTATCCGGGCCATCGGGTCGACAGCATCGCCCAGGAGCCCGGCGGCAAGTTCGTGGTCACCGTGACGAAACTGGCCCCGACCGGTCAGGTCCTCGGTACCCGTACCCTCACCTGCGACAAGCTGTTCCTCGGCGCCGGTTCCGTCGGCACGTCCGAGCTGCTGGTCCGGGCTCAGGCCACCGGCACGCTGCCCGATCTCAACGAGCACATCGGCGACGGCTTCGGCACCAACGGTGACGTGGTGCTGGCCCGCGGCGCCAGCTCACTGTCCGGCAGCGGCCAGGGCGTGCCGAGCGCCAGCCGCATCTACGACGAATCCGGCACCCCGCTGACCCTGGAGAACTGGTACATCCCGGGTATTCCGTTCGAGACCGGCGCGCTCGCTTCGCTCGGCATGGTGCTCGACCCGGCCAGGGCCCGCTTCGCCTACCACCGGGGTGCCGACACTGTCGGCCTGAACTGGTCGCGGGGCGCCCAGAACGCCGTCGTCGACGCGGCCCGCACCGTCGATCGCCGGATCGCCGAGCGCGCCGGTGCGCTCGCCGAGTACGGTGCGCTCGGCTACGACGCGAACGCCGAGTTCACCGCGCATCCGCTCGGTGGCGCGGTCCTCGGCAAGGCCACCGACGCCTACGGTCGCGTGCACGGGCATCGCGGCCTGTATGTGATGGACGGCGCCGCGATCCCCGGCAGCACGGCGACGGTGAACCCGTCGCTGACCATCACCGCGCTGGCCGAACGCAATATCGAGGCGATCCTGCGCGGCTGA
- a CDS encoding MinD/ParA family ATP-binding protein, with amino-acid sequence MTNNDHNPTSPPWLQSPSADTAEAASGPTGVQTATEADIESAATAEAVGERTDQPEQPSAELEPQAGTAEQTTVFQPGGFAPGPFAQNTYSVPDPYQSGGAHPLVNAPEQQWQGQPGPGEQPYPGPHSTGEQPYPSAAPQYPGAEQPQFPGAEQPQYPGAEQPQFPGAEQPQYPGAEQPQFPGQEQPQYPGQEQQAQPPQSDAIYSWAPPPPPMYQPPMQGGMPPGHLPGQPAPLVAPPGPQWGQGGPGQQHQPFQPQHVAAPGQPGHSVNDLNLLKRARKAPRSGWRRAVHKASGGVINPGESAADVVHRDLGERVNQPVRGDYRIAILSLKGGVGKTTTTVGLGSTFASQRGDRVIAIDANPDLGTLAHRVPRQTRSTVRNLLEDQNITRYSDVRAHTSQAPSRLEVLASEQDPAVSEAFSEADYRKAIGILQSFYNIILTDCGTGLMHSAMSGVLDMASSLVLVTSPAIDGARSASATLDWLDHHGYSKLVERTVVVVNASRRGASTVDLDQLRKLFLDRTRAVQIVPFDDHLAEGAEIDLELVSKPTRRALLELAAMVADDFGYHGQPPQQSFQPGQQFQQGQPYQGQQPYQPGQQF; translated from the coding sequence GTGACCAACAACGACCACAATCCGACCTCTCCGCCCTGGCTGCAGAGTCCGTCGGCAGATACGGCCGAGGCTGCGTCCGGTCCCACCGGTGTGCAGACCGCGACCGAAGCCGACATCGAGTCCGCCGCGACGGCCGAAGCGGTCGGCGAGCGTACCGATCAGCCCGAGCAGCCCAGTGCCGAGCTCGAGCCGCAGGCGGGGACAGCCGAGCAGACCACTGTGTTCCAGCCCGGAGGTTTCGCGCCGGGTCCGTTCGCGCAGAACACCTATTCGGTGCCCGATCCGTATCAGAGCGGTGGCGCGCATCCCCTGGTGAACGCGCCCGAGCAGCAGTGGCAGGGCCAGCCGGGGCCCGGTGAGCAGCCCTACCCCGGCCCGCATTCGACCGGCGAGCAGCCCTACCCGAGCGCTGCGCCGCAGTACCCTGGCGCCGAACAGCCTCAGTTCCCCGGCGCCGAGCAGCCGCAGTATCCGGGCGCCGAACAGCCTCAGTTCCCCGGCGCCGAGCAGCCGCAGTATCCGGGCGCCGAACAGCCACAATTCCCCGGTCAGGAGCAGCCGCAGTACCCGGGCCAGGAGCAGCAGGCGCAACCGCCGCAGTCCGATGCCATCTACAGCTGGGCACCGCCGCCACCGCCGATGTATCAGCCGCCGATGCAGGGCGGCATGCCACCGGGGCACCTGCCCGGTCAGCCCGCGCCGCTGGTCGCCCCGCCCGGCCCGCAGTGGGGACAGGGCGGACCGGGTCAGCAGCATCAGCCGTTCCAACCACAGCACGTGGCCGCACCGGGCCAGCCCGGTCATTCGGTCAACGACCTGAACCTGCTCAAGCGGGCGCGCAAGGCGCCGCGCAGCGGGTGGCGCCGGGCCGTGCACAAGGCCTCGGGTGGTGTGATCAACCCGGGTGAGTCGGCGGCCGACGTCGTCCATCGTGATCTGGGTGAGCGGGTCAACCAGCCGGTGCGCGGTGACTACCGGATCGCGATCCTCTCGCTCAAGGGTGGTGTCGGCAAGACCACCACCACCGTCGGTCTCGGGTCCACCTTCGCCTCCCAGCGCGGTGACCGCGTGATCGCCATCGACGCCAACCCCGACCTGGGCACGCTCGCCCATCGGGTACCGCGCCAGACCCGTTCGACGGTGCGCAACCTGCTCGAAGACCAGAACATCACCCGCTACTCCGATGTTCGCGCGCACACTTCGCAGGCCCCGAGCCGACTGGAAGTGCTGGCCTCCGAGCAGGATCCGGCGGTGTCGGAAGCTTTCAGCGAGGCTGATTACCGCAAGGCCATCGGCATCCTGCAGTCGTTCTACAACATCATCCTCACCGACTGCGGTACCGGTCTGATGCACTCGGCGATGTCGGGTGTGCTGGACATGGCGAGCTCGCTGGTGCTGGTCACCTCCCCGGCCATCGACGGTGCCCGCAGCGCCTCGGCGACGCTGGACTGGCTCGATCACCACGGCTACAGCAAGCTGGTCGAGCGCACGGTCGTGGTGGTCAACGCTTCGCGCCGCGGCGCCTCGACGGTCGACCTGGACCAGCTGCGCAAGTTGTTCCTCGACCGCACCCGCGCCGTGCAGATCGTCCCGTTCGACGATCACCTGGCCGAGGGCGCCGAGATCGACCTCGAGCTGGTCAGCAAGCCGACCCGGCGGGCCCTGCTGGAACTGGCCGCCATGGTCGCCGACGATTTCGGCTACCACGGGCAGCCGCCACAGCAGTCGTTCCAGCCGGGCCAGCAGTTCCAGCAGGGGCAGCCCTACCAGGGACAGCAGCCCTACCAGCCGGGCCAGCAGTTCTGA
- a CDS encoding SRPBCC family protein yields MRSKTDIRFTVDADIDQVMDALLAVELLADWSAAYSKVRVGPRDTDNRPRRVFVTSHFMNYADDQVLEYSWERHRVSWNVVDSSRGSKGGGSFDLLESAAGTEVDFHVELQLPLPVPGILFNRTLRRMNDETVANFIDFAERFPEVEGFAVS; encoded by the coding sequence ATGCGCTCGAAAACCGACATCCGCTTCACTGTTGACGCCGATATCGATCAGGTGATGGACGCGCTGCTGGCCGTCGAACTACTGGCGGACTGGTCCGCCGCCTACAGCAAGGTCCGGGTCGGACCACGCGACACCGACAACAGGCCGCGTCGAGTCTTTGTCACGTCCCACTTCATGAACTACGCCGACGACCAGGTGCTCGAGTACAGCTGGGAAAGACATCGCGTGAGCTGGAACGTCGTCGACAGCAGTCGCGGCTCCAAGGGCGGAGGCTCGTTCGACCTGCTGGAAAGCGCCGCGGGCACCGAGGTCGACTTCCACGTGGAACTGCAGTTGCCGCTGCCCGTCCCCGGCATCCTGTTCAACCGCACCCTGCGCCGGATGAACGACGAGACCGTCGCGAACTTCATCGATTTCGCCGAACGTTTTCCCGAGGTCGAGGGCTTCGCGGTCAGCTAA